The following are encoded together in the Desulfococcus multivorans genome:
- the fumC gene encoding class II fumarate hydratase has translation MEWRTERDSMGSVQVPSDRYWGAQTQRSLENFPIGDERMPREVIRAMGVLKKACAQANMDLGVLDPEIGRLIVQAADEVAGGNLDDHFPLVVWQTGSGTQSNMNANEVIANRANETAGGRRGDKHPVHPNDHVNRSQSSNDTFPAVMHIAAVEAITRRLIPALSHLHQALDEKVRAFRDIIKIGRTHLQDATPLTLGQEFSGYARQIELGIHRARGCIDRLYPLAVGGTAVGTGLNAPPGFDLAAAGHIAAITGLPFSAAENKFEGMAAHDAVVEASGVTRILAGSLMKIANDIRWLASGPRCGIGEIFIPANEPGSSIMPGKINPTQCEALTMTAVRVMGNDVTVGFAGSQGNFELNVFKPVMIYSLLQSIRLISDAVMSFTDRLVQGIRPNKARIDMLMQRSLMLVTALSPHIGYDRAAAVAHEAHRSGKTLKETAVAMGVVTAEEFDRWVVPEAMVGGLKPGD, from the coding sequence ATGGAGTGGAGGACCGAAAGGGATTCCATGGGGTCCGTTCAGGTGCCGTCGGATCGGTATTGGGGGGCTCAGACCCAGCGGTCCCTGGAAAATTTTCCCATTGGCGACGAACGCATGCCTCGTGAGGTGATCCGTGCCATGGGGGTTTTGAAAAAGGCTTGTGCCCAGGCCAATATGGATCTGGGGGTGCTGGATCCTGAAATCGGGCGACTCATCGTTCAGGCGGCGGACGAGGTCGCCGGGGGGAATCTGGACGATCACTTTCCCCTGGTGGTGTGGCAGACCGGCAGCGGCACCCAGTCCAACATGAATGCCAACGAGGTCATTGCCAACCGAGCCAATGAAACGGCCGGAGGACGACGAGGGGACAAACACCCGGTTCACCCCAACGACCACGTGAACAGGTCCCAGTCTTCCAACGATACCTTTCCCGCCGTCATGCATATCGCGGCCGTCGAGGCCATCACCCGCCGCCTCATTCCGGCCTTGTCCCATCTCCACCAAGCCCTGGATGAGAAAGTACGGGCGTTCCGCGATATCATCAAGATCGGCAGGACCCATCTCCAGGATGCAACGCCCCTCACCCTGGGTCAGGAATTCTCCGGTTATGCCCGTCAGATCGAACTGGGCATCCATCGTGCCCGGGGATGCATCGATCGTCTTTATCCCCTTGCCGTCGGGGGTACCGCCGTGGGCACGGGACTGAATGCGCCGCCCGGTTTCGATCTCGCCGCGGCCGGGCATATCGCGGCAATCACCGGCCTGCCGTTTTCCGCCGCCGAAAACAAATTCGAGGGCATGGCAGCCCATGACGCCGTGGTGGAGGCCAGCGGGGTCACGAGGATCCTGGCCGGTAGTCTCATGAAGATCGCCAACGACATCCGTTGGCTGGCCAGCGGCCCCCGGTGCGGTATCGGCGAGATCTTCATTCCCGCCAACGAACCGGGAAGTTCCATCATGCCGGGCAAGATCAATCCAACCCAATGCGAGGCCCTCACCATGACGGCGGTCCGGGTTATGGGAAACGATGTCACCGTCGGATTTGCCGGTTCCCAGGGGAACTTCGAACTGAATGTCTTCAAGCCGGTCATGATCTACAGTCTGCTTCAGTCCATCCGTCTCATTTCGGATGCGGTGATGAGCTTCACGGATCGCCTGGTCCAGGGCATCCGCCCCAACAAAGCGCGCATCGACATGCTGATGCAACGGTCCCTGATGCTGGTAACGGCCTTGAGCCCCCATATCGGATACGATCGGGCTGCGGCGGTGGCCCACGAGGCTCATCGTTCCGGAAAGACCTTGAAAGAGACGGCGGTGGCCATGGGTGTGGTGACGGCGGAAGAATTTGACCGGTGGGTGGTACCGGAGGCGATGGTGGGAGGGTTGAAGCCTGGAGATTGA
- a CDS encoding ABC transporter ATP-binding protein — protein sequence MSAEALIQKRPAVRMKASLRLIPGPSSESPPPAALKILRLEKSFSVNDKVLTVLKDISFTAAAGEMICILGPSGCGKSTLLKILSGFLPPDAGSVILNGKPVTKPGPDRCVVFQEEALFPWLTVAENIAFGLKGGFRGRKRAREEVDRFLELVGLAPFRDYRPSAISGGMKQRVALARVLILKPKVLLMDEPFAALDAQAREEMQRLLLDLWKTFSHTILFVTHDVSEAVTLADRILVMGKTPGCIQAEIRVNLSRPRRREDSDFHHFCRRLYERLRRP from the coding sequence TTGTCTGCTGAAGCTCTCATTCAAAAGCGCCCGGCGGTCAGGATGAAAGCCTCGCTCAGGCTCATCCCGGGCCCGTCGTCCGAATCGCCGCCACCTGCGGCCCTGAAAATTCTCCGGCTGGAAAAGTCTTTCTCCGTCAACGACAAGGTATTGACCGTCTTGAAGGACATCAGCTTTACGGCGGCCGCCGGGGAGATGATCTGCATACTGGGCCCCAGCGGATGCGGCAAATCGACCCTGCTCAAGATCCTGTCGGGCTTTCTTCCACCCGACGCCGGTTCGGTGATTCTGAACGGGAAGCCCGTCACGAAACCCGGACCCGACCGATGCGTGGTGTTTCAGGAGGAGGCGCTTTTCCCCTGGTTGACCGTGGCGGAAAACATCGCTTTCGGGCTGAAGGGAGGGTTCCGGGGAAGAAAGCGCGCCCGGGAAGAGGTGGACCGTTTCCTTGAACTGGTAGGGCTCGCACCGTTTCGGGACTACCGCCCATCCGCCATATCCGGCGGCATGAAACAGCGGGTCGCCCTGGCGCGGGTTCTCATCCTGAAACCCAAGGTGCTTTTAATGGACGAACCCTTTGCCGCTCTTGACGCCCAGGCCCGCGAGGAGATGCAGCGCCTGCTGCTGGATCTCTGGAAAACCTTTTCCCACACCATTCTCTTTGTCACCCACGACGTGAGTGAGGCCGTCACCCTGGCCGACCGGATCCTCGTCATGGGCAAAACCCCGGGCTGCATCCAGGCGGAGATCCGGGTCAACCTGTCCCGCCCCCGGCGACGCGAGGACAGCGATTTTCACCACTTCTGCCGACGGCTCTACGAACGCCTCCGTAGACCATAA
- a CDS encoding ABC transporter permease, giving the protein MEKSNAGGRRLIPWIIPAACITGWFFISETDRIPAYLLPHPKDIARSAYAYILGTAGSTPYAGRFLTDTAASLGRVALGFLIAALAGVPLGILSGRVAVFRQLLSGSVNAVRAVPGISWLPLALVWFGIGMKTTIFLVALAAFFPIYLNAATGARQVDILLLQAGAMMGTGRIRGVFAILIPAAMPHIVTGLRLGLGVSWAYLVLGELTGVPYGLGAVIMDARMLGRIDIVIVGIIVIAVMGQASDRMLDCLLKLSFKSARRSG; this is encoded by the coding sequence ATGGAAAAATCCAACGCCGGAGGACGGCGGCTGATCCCATGGATCATTCCCGCCGCCTGCATCACCGGATGGTTTTTCATCAGCGAAACCGACAGGATCCCCGCCTACCTCCTTCCCCATCCGAAGGACATTGCCCGATCCGCATACGCTTACATTCTGGGCACAGCCGGCAGCACCCCCTATGCCGGACGCTTCCTGACCGACACGGCGGCCAGCCTCGGGCGGGTCGCCCTGGGGTTTCTCATCGCCGCTCTGGCGGGAGTGCCTCTGGGCATCCTCTCGGGCAGAGTGGCCGTCTTCCGACAGCTGCTCAGCGGGTCCGTCAACGCCGTCCGGGCGGTCCCCGGCATCAGCTGGCTGCCCCTGGCGCTCGTCTGGTTCGGCATCGGGATGAAAACCACGATATTCCTGGTGGCGCTCGCCGCGTTTTTCCCCATCTACCTCAACGCCGCGACGGGCGCTCGCCAGGTCGACATCCTGCTTCTCCAGGCCGGCGCCATGATGGGCACAGGCCGGATCCGGGGCGTCTTCGCCATTCTGATTCCAGCCGCCATGCCCCACATCGTCACCGGTCTCCGGCTGGGGTTGGGCGTCTCCTGGGCGTATCTGGTTCTGGGGGAGTTGACGGGGGTGCCTTACGGCCTGGGAGCCGTCATCATGGACGCGCGGATGCTGGGCCGTATCGATATCGTCATCGTCGGCATTATCGTCATCGCCGTGATGGGCCAGGCCAGCGACAGGATGCTCGATTGTCTGCTGAAGCTCTCATTCAAAAGCGCCCGGCGGTCAGGATGA
- a CDS encoding ABC transporter substrate-binding protein — MKRIRFRRSLAALLILTGLLPAATSARTLRVGTWKTAQTIQPFFYAEFMEGGDKVAVFPFTNPADQKTALLAGSLDMCGTTIVHAIHASTLGQPVVLVAALCNKSSALVVKKHGAVQSVQDLRGQRIGYVPGTMHEILLRETLTRHRLSPEKDVTLLRIDFFDMGTALARGDIDAFLSGEPFPTLAVRKGYGRILAYPYYGESIGTINAGMLVTREMIRQKPDTVYRLVKTHARATRYLTGNREAWLAKAATFGTDIDTLRAAADNMALTWDMDKAFVARVKALGRRMKALGIIEQEPDYDRLIDLTFVGRVRTEP, encoded by the coding sequence ATGAAAAGAATTCGATTTCGCCGCTCCCTGGCCGCCCTGCTCATCCTCACAGGGCTTCTCCCCGCTGCGACGTCGGCCCGGACGCTCCGGGTCGGGACATGGAAAACCGCCCAGACCATTCAGCCGTTTTTTTACGCGGAATTCATGGAGGGGGGCGACAAGGTGGCGGTCTTCCCCTTCACCAATCCGGCCGACCAGAAGACGGCGCTGCTGGCCGGCAGCCTCGACATGTGCGGCACCACCATCGTCCACGCCATCCACGCCTCGACCCTGGGTCAGCCCGTGGTCCTCGTGGCGGCCCTCTGCAACAAAAGTTCGGCTTTAGTGGTGAAAAAACACGGCGCCGTCCAATCGGTTCAGGATCTCAGGGGACAAAGAATCGGCTACGTGCCCGGAACCATGCATGAGATCCTTCTGCGGGAAACGCTGACCCGGCACCGGCTCTCGCCGGAAAAGGATGTGACCCTGCTCCGGATCGACTTTTTCGACATGGGAACAGCCCTGGCCCGGGGCGACATCGACGCCTTCCTTTCCGGTGAACCCTTCCCGACATTGGCCGTCCGGAAAGGTTACGGCCGGATTCTCGCCTATCCGTATTACGGGGAATCCATCGGCACCATCAACGCAGGCATGCTGGTGACCCGGGAGATGATCCGGCAGAAACCGGATACCGTATACCGGCTCGTCAAAACCCACGCCCGTGCCACTCGCTACCTGACGGGGAATCGCGAGGCATGGCTTGCAAAGGCCGCGACGTTTGGCACCGACATCGACACCTTGAGGGCGGCGGCCGACAATATGGCGTTGACCTGGGACATGGACAAGGCCTTTGTCGCAAGGGTCAAGGCCCTGGGCCGGCGGATGAAGGCGCTGGGCATCATCGAGCAGGAGCCGGATTACGATCGTCTCATCGATCTCACCTTTGTCGGACGGGTCCGGACGGAGCCATAG
- a CDS encoding radical SAM domain protein: MSWKISPHVADILKKGADFIGIRREEALVLMNLGLHTRETYALMQTADEMSRKRFNGKGENHLHIGVNIEPCPFDCQFCSLTRRAGIFTHTVTFSETEILTWARDAETQGADALNVMTTGTFSFDRLLDIGRLIKKVVATPLVANTRDVNHREAEALLAAGFEGAYHAVRLGEGRDTPFSPEKRIRTISVFKDVGLKWMNCVEPVGPEHNPEEIVDLMFLARDYGAVYSGIMRRINFPGSPMTEHGMITEQEMARMVAVSRLVMANVPRAHCTHEPHTASLAAGANLFFPEVGSSPRDAKADTGKGRGRDIADCRKMQVEMGWNPDLASNCFGG, from the coding sequence ATGAGCTGGAAAATCTCACCACATGTCGCCGATATTTTGAAAAAAGGGGCCGACTTCATCGGGATTCGACGAGAAGAGGCCCTGGTACTGATGAACCTGGGCCTTCACACCCGTGAAACCTATGCACTGATGCAGACCGCCGACGAGATGTCCCGGAAACGGTTCAACGGCAAGGGAGAAAACCATCTTCACATCGGCGTCAACATCGAACCCTGTCCCTTTGACTGCCAATTCTGTTCCCTCACACGCCGGGCGGGCATCTTCACCCATACCGTCACGTTCAGCGAAACGGAAATCCTGACCTGGGCCAGGGATGCCGAGACCCAGGGGGCCGACGCCCTCAACGTCATGACCACCGGCACATTTTCCTTCGATCGACTTCTGGACATTGGACGACTGATCAAAAAGGTCGTCGCCACGCCCCTTGTGGCCAACACCCGGGACGTCAACCACCGGGAAGCCGAGGCCCTTCTCGCGGCAGGGTTCGAGGGAGCCTATCACGCCGTGCGTCTGGGTGAGGGACGCGACACCCCCTTTTCGCCGGAAAAGCGGATCCGCACCATCAGCGTTTTCAAGGATGTCGGCCTCAAGTGGATGAACTGCGTGGAGCCGGTCGGCCCCGAGCACAACCCTGAGGAAATCGTCGACCTGATGTTCCTGGCCCGGGATTACGGGGCCGTATACAGCGGCATCATGCGCCGGATCAATTTCCCGGGATCGCCCATGACGGAACACGGCATGATCACTGAACAGGAGATGGCGCGGATGGTGGCGGTAAGCCGACTTGTCATGGCAAACGTCCCCCGGGCCCACTGCACCCATGAACCCCACACGGCATCACTTGCGGCCGGGGCCAATCTTTTCTTCCCCGAGGTGGGATCGAGCCCCAGAGACGCCAAGGCCGACACCGGAAAGGGCAGAGGGCGGGACATCGCGGACTGCCGAAAGATGCAGGTGGAAATGGGCTGGAACCCTGACCTGGCCTCCAACTGTTTCGGCGGTTGA
- a CDS encoding GatB/YqeY domain-containing protein — protein MLLQEQIKKDLMTAMKEKDDEKKAALRVVIGEFGRSDKKILSDDDVVKILKHLVKSESETLTMAGGAMDSAFIRVIEAYLPATASETEIRDWILVNIDFSKYGNKMQAMRDIMGHFGGNADGNLVRRIIESL, from the coding sequence ATGCTGCTGCAAGAACAGATCAAGAAGGATTTGATGACGGCGATGAAGGAGAAGGACGATGAAAAAAAGGCGGCTCTCCGCGTCGTGATCGGTGAATTCGGACGGTCGGACAAAAAAATACTCTCCGATGATGATGTGGTGAAGATTTTGAAGCATCTGGTAAAATCCGAGTCGGAAACGTTGACGATGGCGGGCGGCGCTATGGATTCCGCTTTCATCCGGGTCATCGAGGCGTATCTTCCCGCCACGGCTTCCGAAACCGAGATCCGGGATTGGATTTTGGTGAATATCGATTTCTCGAAATACGGGAACAAGATGCAGGCGATGCGCGATATCATGGGGCATTTTGGAGGGAATGCCGACGGCAATCTGGTTCGAAGGATTATAGAATCCCTTTGA
- a CDS encoding acetate--CoA ligase family protein codes for MDMAKLPDAIERSESGALNEYQSKLLLKAYGVPVVDEVAAADVAEAVDAARKTGFPVVLKGLGQTLLHKTEKHLVHLNLNTPETVAAAARAIAAEAGAALEGFLVQPQMQGRRELVAGLFRDELFGPVIMFGIGGVFAEAFRDITFRLAPLTETDIDQMIGEIRARKILGSFRGEKAINRRQLARTLLGLSRIALDHPNISEIDINPLIVTDTGEIRAVDALVAFGPRAAASKAKPSVDPMLLGRYFHPRSIAFVGASARFGKWGHNLPSTTIANGYGGDIYFVNPRGGRIAGREVYPSVLDIPGPVDLAVVTIPAAAVMSLIPQLQEKGIPNMLLITSGFSEMGEDGRRLEEAVTAAARAAGILVIGPNTMGISNPHIRLYCTGSHVWPDAGDTAVVAQSGNMGTQLLAFAENQGIGIRCFSGSGNEAMVTVEDYLDAFEIDTATRNIMLYIESVKNGRRFFESTRRIGLKKPIILMKGGRTEVGGRAAASHTGALSSDNRIFEAVCRQTGIVTADFPMDLLDLAAAFSSLPLPRGRRAAIMTFGGGWGVVTSDLCAEFDLEVPFLSDEIIGKFDDILPDYWSRSNPVDIVGEYDPNVAMTVLTELMKWDGCDAVINLGLIGRKILFSRIVQSVKKSDPAYDRAVLDSLEQNIVNFEKTYINSIAELMGVYRKPVFGVSFAFDQEERTVYPVAGQPYKSVVYPTPEKAVKAFAKMARYREFLDLNRTDASGG; via the coding sequence ATGGATATGGCGAAGCTGCCGGATGCGATTGAGCGGTCCGAATCAGGGGCATTGAACGAGTATCAGTCGAAACTGCTTCTCAAGGCTTACGGGGTTCCGGTCGTTGACGAAGTCGCCGCCGCCGATGTTGCGGAAGCGGTCGACGCCGCCCGAAAAACCGGGTTTCCGGTGGTTCTCAAGGGGCTCGGCCAGACCCTCCTGCATAAAACGGAGAAACATCTCGTCCATCTGAACCTCAACACGCCGGAGACGGTTGCTGCCGCGGCTCGGGCGATCGCAGCAGAAGCGGGAGCGGCGCTGGAAGGCTTTCTGGTACAGCCCCAGATGCAGGGCCGTCGCGAGTTGGTCGCCGGCCTGTTCAGAGACGAACTTTTCGGCCCCGTCATCATGTTCGGCATCGGCGGCGTTTTTGCCGAAGCCTTCAGGGATATCACTTTCCGCCTCGCGCCGTTGACCGAAACCGACATCGATCAAATGATCGGCGAGATTCGGGCCCGGAAGATTCTTGGAAGCTTCCGGGGAGAAAAAGCGATCAACCGGCGACAACTGGCCCGAACGCTCCTGGGGCTTTCCCGAATCGCTCTGGACCACCCCAATATTTCGGAGATCGACATCAACCCGCTTATCGTCACGGACACCGGGGAGATTCGCGCCGTCGACGCGCTCGTGGCGTTCGGCCCGAGGGCCGCCGCTTCGAAGGCAAAGCCGTCGGTCGATCCGATGCTTCTGGGCAGATACTTTCATCCCCGTTCCATCGCTTTTGTCGGCGCTTCCGCCCGTTTCGGCAAATGGGGCCACAATCTGCCCAGCACCACCATCGCCAACGGGTACGGGGGGGACATCTATTTTGTCAATCCCCGGGGAGGGCGAATCGCGGGACGCGAGGTCTATCCGTCGGTCCTGGACATCCCCGGCCCCGTCGACCTGGCCGTTGTCACGATTCCGGCGGCGGCAGTCATGTCCCTCATCCCTCAGCTCCAGGAGAAGGGGATCCCCAACATGCTGCTCATCACCTCGGGTTTTTCAGAGATGGGCGAGGACGGACGGCGCCTCGAGGAAGCCGTTACAGCCGCGGCCCGGGCGGCCGGCATTCTCGTCATCGGCCCCAACACCATGGGTATCTCCAATCCCCATATCCGCCTCTACTGTACGGGAAGTCACGTGTGGCCCGATGCCGGGGATACGGCGGTCGTTGCCCAGTCCGGAAACATGGGAACCCAGCTTCTGGCCTTTGCCGAAAACCAGGGCATCGGCATCCGCTGTTTTTCGGGCTCCGGCAACGAAGCCATGGTCACCGTCGAGGACTATCTGGATGCCTTTGAAATCGATACGGCCACCCGAAACATCATGCTCTATATCGAAAGCGTCAAGAACGGCCGGCGCTTCTTCGAGAGCACCCGTCGAATCGGGCTTAAAAAGCCGATTATCCTGATGAAAGGCGGCCGAACGGAGGTGGGCGGCCGTGCCGCCGCAAGCCATACGGGGGCACTGTCGTCGGACAACCGCATCTTCGAGGCGGTCTGCAGACAGACAGGGATCGTCACGGCGGATTTCCCCATGGACCTACTGGACCTTGCCGCGGCCTTTTCCTCCCTGCCCCTGCCCCGGGGACGCCGTGCGGCGATCATGACCTTCGGCGGCGGATGGGGGGTTGTGACATCGGATCTATGTGCGGAATTCGATCTCGAGGTGCCGTTTCTGTCGGATGAAATCATTGGTAAATTCGACGACATTCTCCCCGATTACTGGAGCCGATCCAACCCCGTCGATATCGTGGGAGAGTACGACCCGAACGTGGCCATGACGGTCCTGACGGAATTGATGAAGTGGGACGGCTGCGACGCCGTCATCAATCTAGGCCTCATCGGCCGGAAAATCCTTTTCAGCCGGATCGTCCAGTCGGTCAAGAAATCGGATCCCGCCTATGATCGGGCGGTTCTCGACAGTCTGGAGCAGAACATCGTCAACTTCGAGAAAACGTACATCAACAGCATCGCCGAACTCATGGGCGTATACAGAAAGCCGGTCTTTGGCGTAAGCTTCGCTTTTGACCAGGAAGAACGGACCGTCTATCCGGTGGCGGGTCAACCTTACAAAAGCGTGGTCTATCCGACACCGGAAAAGGCCGTCAAAGCCTTTGCCAAAATGGCCCGTTATCGCGAATTTCTGGACCTGAACCGAACGGATGCTTCCGGCGGTTAA
- the trxA gene encoding thioredoxin — translation MPQQSYIIRCGSCGTRNRIPGNRVGETARCGRCGAAVNTRVLTIGHPVVVTDANFHDRVILSPLPVLLDCWAPWCGPCQMMEPFMNELAAEWKGRIRVCKMNVDENPRTSNRFHIQSIPTLLVFDGGQLRNTLAGALPKHGIVQAMSPYLRS, via the coding sequence ATGCCCCAGCAATCCTATATCATTCGGTGTGGATCGTGCGGAACCCGGAACCGGATTCCCGGAAACCGCGTGGGAGAAACGGCCAGGTGCGGCCGGTGCGGTGCTGCCGTCAACACCCGGGTATTGACCATAGGACACCCTGTCGTCGTGACGGACGCGAATTTTCACGATCGGGTCATCCTGTCCCCGCTCCCGGTTCTGCTGGACTGTTGGGCGCCGTGGTGCGGCCCCTGTCAAATGATGGAACCTTTCATGAACGAGCTGGCTGCGGAATGGAAAGGGCGGATACGGGTGTGCAAGATGAATGTGGATGAGAACCCGAGAACATCCAACCGGTTTCACATCCAGAGTATCCCGACGCTTCTGGTGTTCGACGGCGGACAGCTCAGGAACACCCTTGCCGGAGCGCTTCCCAAACACGGCATCGTGCAGGCCATGTCGCCTTATTTGAGATCGTGA
- a CDS encoding LolA family protein gives MMIFRWIFLAVVLSGIPGGDALWAASTSNPTAASPGVDRIMSGVEKKYAGDGFEARFHQTSTLKAMDITDTAEGRLLIKRPDKMRWEYETPERQLVITNDDTLWIYRPDDLQVMLGSAPEFFRGGKGAGFLSDIRRIRKHFDVFLEDVKEGDRYTLKLVPKDGKLDVVSILMTISATSFEVTDVTTTNSYGDQTYIRFDRYRFNLTPADDDFVFDIPEGADVIRLEE, from the coding sequence ATGATGATATTTCGATGGATATTTCTGGCCGTTGTGTTGTCGGGGATACCCGGTGGAGATGCGCTCTGGGCCGCGTCGACATCCAATCCGACTGCTGCGTCCCCGGGCGTGGACCGGATTATGTCCGGCGTCGAGAAAAAATATGCCGGCGACGGATTCGAGGCGCGATTTCATCAGACCTCGACGCTGAAAGCCATGGATATCACGGACACCGCCGAAGGCCGACTGCTCATCAAACGCCCGGACAAAATGCGGTGGGAATATGAAACCCCGGAAAGACAGTTGGTTATCACGAATGACGATACGTTGTGGATCTACAGGCCCGACGATCTTCAGGTCATGCTCGGCAGTGCTCCGGAGTTTTTCAGGGGCGGGAAAGGCGCCGGTTTCCTATCGGACATCCGACGGATCCGAAAGCATTTCGACGTGTTTCTGGAGGACGTTAAGGAAGGGGACCGCTATACCCTCAAACTCGTACCCAAGGATGGGAAACTGGATGTCGTCTCCATTCTCATGACCATATCCGCAACGTCCTTTGAGGTGACGGATGTGACGACCACCAACAGTTACGGCGATCAGACCTATATCCGGTTCGATCGATACCGGTTCAATCTGACGCCGGCGGATGACGATTTTGTGTTCGACATTCCCGAGGGGGCGGATGTGATCCGGTTGGAAGAATAA
- a CDS encoding YebC/PmpR family DNA-binding transcriptional regulator yields MSGHSKWSTIKHKKGAADAKRGKLFTKLIKEITVAARMGGGDINANPRLRTAIAAAKAENMPKDNMERAIKKGTGELEGVSYEETIYEGYGPGGAAVLVESLTDNKNRAVADIRHIFAKRGGNLGENGCVAWMFDKKGYINIEKAVTDEETLMEVALDAGAEDVREDGDCFEIITAPEDFEAVKAAIENAEIPYLEAEVTMLPQTTATLQGKEAEQMILMMEALDDCDDVQKVYTNADIPDDMVG; encoded by the coding sequence ATGTCAGGACACAGCAAATGGTCTACGATAAAACATAAAAAAGGGGCTGCCGACGCCAAGCGTGGAAAACTTTTCACCAAGCTGATCAAGGAAATCACCGTCGCGGCAAGGATGGGGGGAGGCGATATCAACGCCAATCCCAGATTGCGAACGGCCATAGCGGCGGCCAAAGCCGAAAACATGCCCAAAGACAACATGGAGCGGGCCATCAAGAAAGGCACCGGCGAGCTGGAAGGCGTCAGCTACGAAGAGACGATATACGAAGGGTATGGTCCCGGCGGTGCGGCGGTGCTTGTGGAATCTCTCACGGACAACAAAAATCGGGCCGTAGCCGATATACGGCACATCTTCGCCAAACGCGGCGGGAACCTGGGTGAAAACGGATGCGTCGCATGGATGTTCGACAAGAAGGGATACATCAACATTGAAAAGGCGGTCACCGACGAGGAAACCCTGATGGAGGTCGCTCTGGATGCCGGTGCCGAGGATGTTCGCGAAGATGGGGACTGTTTCGAGATTATTACGGCCCCTGAGGACTTTGAAGCGGTAAAAGCGGCCATTGAAAACGCTGAGATCCCCTACCTGGAAGCCGAGGTGACCATGCTGCCCCAGACCACCGCAACGCTTCAGGGCAAGGAAGCCGAACAAATGATCCTCATGATGGAGGCCCTCGACGACTGCGACGATGTGCAGAAGGTCTACACCAACGCGGACATCCCCGACGATATGGTGGGGTGA
- a CDS encoding RlmE family RNA methyltransferase, translating into MKRRVSTSDKNRWADHYTQKARKENYPARSVYKLQEIQQKTRLIRKGNRVLDLGCAPGSWLIYAARLIGESGQAVGIDLKPVTTKLPSNASAHIGDLMNLSETLHDMPGAPFDVVLSDMAPDTTGNKTLDAIRSAGLAESALSIACKHLVKGGMFACKIFQGSDFDPFVENVRREFDTVRIFKPKSSRKASKEIFVIGLGKT; encoded by the coding sequence ATGAAACGGCGGGTTTCGACATCCGATAAAAATCGCTGGGCCGATCACTACACTCAAAAAGCCAGAAAAGAAAACTATCCAGCCCGGTCGGTTTACAAACTTCAGGAGATTCAGCAGAAAACCCGGTTGATCCGAAAGGGAAACCGGGTGTTGGACCTGGGATGCGCTCCGGGTTCATGGTTGATCTATGCGGCCCGGTTGATCGGGGAAAGCGGTCAGGCGGTGGGGATCGACCTCAAGCCGGTCACGACGAAGCTCCCATCCAATGCTTCAGCCCACATCGGCGACCTGATGAACCTGTCGGAGACCTTGCACGACATGCCTGGCGCCCCGTTCGACGTGGTGTTAAGCGATATGGCGCCCGACACGACCGGCAACAAGACTCTCGACGCGATCCGGTCCGCCGGTCTGGCCGAGTCCGCCCTTTCCATCGCCTGCAAGCACCTGGTAAAAGGGGGAATGTTCGCCTGCAAGATCTTTCAGGGATCGGATTTTGACCCATTTGTCGAAAACGTCAGGAGAGAATTTGACACCGTCAGGATTTTCAAACCCAAAAGCAGCCGGAAAGCGAGCAAAGAAATCTTTGTCATCGGTCTGGGGAAAACATAG